The proteins below are encoded in one region of Hordeum vulgare subsp. vulgare chromosome 3H, MorexV3_pseudomolecules_assembly, whole genome shotgun sequence:
- the LOC123439550 gene encoding tRNA (guanine(10)-N2)-methyltransferase homolog yields the protein MWYLCVFYHRLLDYRRPEVQSLAELFGGPGAGAAVEWRMPDNHHEDSPFHLVLLPGDERLAAQIANRSLLVKGIYELWGHGATYDELEKAIRAYPDERKLPYLTPESSFKIVVDSFGKAVSFEEQNAIIKRFTYIPFEGRVNLKKPDHKFFVLETDDYGSQNGLPPVSQKTVFFGRLVGAADRHVVPTYELKSRKYIGPTAMDCEMAFLMANQGLARPGKLVYDPFVGTGSILVAAAHFGAMTMGADIDIRVVRDGRGPHCNIWSNFEQYKLPEPLCVLRADNNLPPWRPGLKEIFDAIICDPPYGVRAGGRKSGGRKLLKGIIPPYIVPDEKRENHIPSTAPYSLAECVHDLLLLAARMLVIGGRLVFFYPVLRDDDVADVAKFPEHPCFKLVSSCEQILSLRYSRVLLTMVKVGPYTAEVERIGEERHQEFRENHQKWMEEGNLHSAVFSPAEHDGKPKFDKDSKPKYRGKYV from the exons ATGTGGTACCTTTGCGTCTTCTACCACAGGCTCCTCGACTACCGGCGGCCGGAAGTGCAGTCGCTCGCCGAGCTCTTCGGCGGCCCCGGCGCCGGGGCCGCTGTAGAGTGGCGTATGCCCGATAATCACCACGAGGACTCCCCCTTCCACCTCGTTCTCCTCCCCGGCGACGAGCGTCTTGCCGCGCAGATCGCCAACCGCA GCCTGCTCGTGAAGGGGATCTATGAGCTGTGGGGGCACGGTGCCACCTACGACGAACTGGAGAAGGCGATACGGGCGTACCCCGACGAAAGGAAGCTGCCGTACCTGACGCCGGAGAGCTCGTTCAAGATTGTCGTCGACAGCTTCGGCAAGGCCGTCAGCTTCGAAGAACAGAATGCCATTATAAAGCGGTTCACTTACATTCCATTTGAG GGCCGTGTTAATTTGAAGAAGCCCGATCACAAGTTCTTTGTCTTGGAGACTGATGATTATGGGTCACAAAATGGCCTTCCACCAGTTTCTCAGAAGACGGTATTCTTTGGCCGGCTGGTTGGAGCAGCAGATAGGCATGTAGTGCCGACGTATGAGTTGAAGAGCAGGAAGTACATTGGTCCGACAGCAATGGATTGTGAAATGGCGTTTCTCATGGCCAACCAAGGCCTCGCACGGCCTGGGAAACTTGTGTATGACCCTTTTGTTGGCACCGGGAGCATTTTAGTGGCTGCTGCACATTTTGGAGCCATGACTATG GGTGCAGATATTGATATAAGAGTTGTGCGGGATGGTCGTGGCCCTCATTGCAATATTTGGAGCAACTTCGAGCAG TACAAGCTGCCAGAGCCTTTGTGTGTGCTACGAGCAGATAACAACCTGCCACCTTGGCGTCCAGGACTGAAGGAG ATATTTGATGCAATCATCTGCGACCCCCCATATGGTGTCCGAGCTGGTGGGCGGAAGTCAGGTGGTCGGAAGCTCCTAAAAGGCATCATCCCTCCGTACATAGTTCCGGACGAGAAGAGAGAGAACCATATTCCATCAACCGCACCCTACAGTCTTGCAGAATGCGTTcatgacctcctcctcctcgctgcgaGAATGCTGGTGATTGGTGGCAGGCTGGTCTTCTTCTATCCGGTCTTGCGGGATGATGATGTTGCCGACGTAGCAAAATTTCCGGAGCACCCCTGCTTCAAGCTGGTCTCCTCCTGCGAGCAGATCCTAAGCCTGCGGTACAGCCGGGTTCTGCTGACGATGGTGAAGGTCGGGCCGTACACAGCAGAGGTCGAGAGGATAGGCGAGGAACGGCACCAGGAGTTCAGGGAGAACCACCAGAAATGGATGGAGGAGGGCAACCTGCACTCCGCTGTCTTCAGCCCGGCGGAGCATGATGGGAAGCCCAAATTTGATAAAGATTCCAAGCCGAAGTACAGAGGCAAGTACGTGTAG